The nucleotide sequence TGGCCGCCTGCCTGGCCGAGGCCGGCGAGCTGGACCGGGCCCGGCGGCTGTTCGCGCAGCTCGCCGGGCGGGTCAACGACCTGGGCCTCTATGCCGAGCAGGTGGACGAGACCACCGGGGAGCAGCTGGGCAACTTCCCGCAGGCCTTCTCGCACATCGGCCTGATCGACGCCGCGGGCCGGATCACCGCGGCCGCCGCGCGGCTCGGCGCCCGGCCGCCCGTGCCGACCGGCTTCATGGAAGGCGGCTGAGCCCGGCGCCCGGCCGCCGCGGGGCGCGCCCGCGCGACAGCAGGCCCGGCGGCGGGCAGGATCGGGGGATGGAGCTGGTCATCATGGCCGACACGCACGTGCCGAAGCGGGCGCGGGACCTGCCGGCGCCGCTCTGGGCAGCGGTCGAGGCCGCCGACGTGGTGCTGCACGCCGGGGACTGGGTGGACGTGTCGCTGCTGGACGAGCTGGAGGCCCGGTCCCGCCGGCTGGTCGGGGTGTACGGCAACAACGACGGGCCGCCACTGCGCGCCCGGCTGCCGGAGGTGGCCCGGGTCGAACTGGGCGGGCTGCGCGTCGCCGTGGTGCACGAGACCGGGCCGAAGACCCGCCGGGAGGAGCGCTGCGCCGCCGACTTCGGTGACTGCGACCTGCTGGTCTTCGGGCACTCCCACATCCCCTGGGACACGGTGGCCCCGGGCGGACTGCGGCTGCTCAACCCCGGCTCACCCACCGACCGGCGGGCCCAGCCCCACGCGACCTACCTGACCGCGCGGGCGGCGGCGGGACGGCTCGACCGGGTCGAGCTGCACCGCCTGCCCCCGCGCTGACTCACCGGCCGCGGCCGGTCTCCGCCTGGAGCTCGTCGATCCGGCGGGACGCCTCAGCCTTGGTCAGCCCGTCCGGCACCTCCTCGCCGGCCTCCCGGGCCAGGGTGTGCAGGTACGACTCCTGCGCCGCCGTCGGCGGCTCGTCGCCGGTGACCCAGTCGTCCGGGTCCTTGACGGCGGCGTCCGGGTTGACGGGGGCCTTGCTGCCGTTGTTGTTGCGGTCGGCCATGGTGATCACCTCTCCTCGAACACGTGTACCACTACCCCCGTCCCGCGCCCTTCATGCCGGGCCGCGGCCTACGATCATCGGCGTGACGGCGGACCGGGCGGGCGTGGTGGTGGTCGGCGCGGGCATCGCCGGGGTGGCCTGCGCCACCGAGCTGGCCCGGGCCGGCATCCCGGTGGAGGTCCGGGAACGGGCCCGCGTGACCGGCGGGCGGATGGCGAGCAAGCGCTTCGACGGCCGCACCGCCGACCTGGGCGCCGCCTACTTCACGGTCGACGACCCGGACTTCGCCGCCGTCGTCGAGGCATGGCGCGCCGGCGGGCTGGCCCGGGAGTGGACCGACACGCTGGTCGCGTACGGGCCGCAGGGGCGCGAGGACGTGGCCGGCCCGATGCGCTGGGCGGCCCCGCGCGGGCTCCGCTCGCTGGTGGAGCATCTGGCCGGTGACCTGCCGGTGGTGCACAACCGGCTGGTCATGACGGTCGAGCCGGGCCCCCGGGTGGACGGCCGGACCGCCGGGGCCGTGGTGCTCGCCATGCCGGGCCCGCAGGCCGCCCTGCTGCTCGACCCGGCGCTCGAGGCGGCCACCCGGGCGGTCGAGGCCCAGCGCTGGTCCGCCGCGCTGGCCGGGGTGCTGCGCTTCCCGGCCCGCCGCTGGCCGGACTTCCGCGGCGCGTTCGTCAACGGGCATCCCGTGCTGAGCTCGGTCTGCGACGACGGGGACCGGCGCGGCGACGGCGCGCCGGTGCTGGTCGCGCACACCACCTCCGAGTTCGCCGCCGGGCACCTGCTCCAGCCCACCGCCGCCGGCCCGGCGATCGAGCAGGCCGTCCGCGACCTGTTCGGCCTGCCCGAGCCGGCCGAGCTCACCCACGTGCACCGCTGGACGTACGCGAAACCGGTCGCCGGCGGTGCGGGGCCCTACCACCTGGACGACGACGGGATCGGCCTGGCCGGCGACGCCTTCGGGCGGCCCCGGGTGCAGGGCGCGTGGCGCTCCGGCCGCGACCTGGGCCGCGCCCTGGCGGCCCG is from Micromonospora terminaliae and encodes:
- a CDS encoding DUF3072 domain-containing protein; translation: MADRNNNGSKAPVNPDAAVKDPDDWVTGDEPPTAAQESYLHTLAREAGEEVPDGLTKAEASRRIDELQAETGRGR
- a CDS encoding metallophosphoesterase family protein, encoding MELVIMADTHVPKRARDLPAPLWAAVEAADVVLHAGDWVDVSLLDELEARSRRLVGVYGNNDGPPLRARLPEVARVELGGLRVAVVHETGPKTRREERCAADFGDCDLLVFGHSHIPWDTVAPGGLRLLNPGSPTDRRAQPHATYLTARAAAGRLDRVELHRLPPR
- a CDS encoding NAD(P)/FAD-dependent oxidoreductase encodes the protein MVVVGAGIAGVACATELARAGIPVEVRERARVTGGRMASKRFDGRTADLGAAYFTVDDPDFAAVVEAWRAGGLAREWTDTLVAYGPQGREDVAGPMRWAAPRGLRSLVEHLAGDLPVVHNRLVMTVEPGPRVDGRTAGAVVLAMPGPQAALLLDPALEAATRAVEAQRWSAALAGVLRFPARRWPDFRGAFVNGHPVLSSVCDDGDRRGDGAPVLVAHTTSEFAAGHLLQPTAAGPAIEQAVRDLFGLPEPAELTHVHRWTYAKPVAGGAGPYHLDDDGIGLAGDAFGRPRVQGAWRSGRDLGRALAARLLADRG